The stretch of DNA TAGGGTCTGGCTACCCGTGGCCCTGAACCAGAACAAGTGGGTTGGAAAATaaatcttacttgtttttattaatctttcttaaatgtatgtatagctctccttggctggtgtggctcagttcgttggagcGTTGTCTTGTATACTGAAAGGTTGTGTGTTTgctttccagtcagggcacgtacctaagttgcaggttcgatccctggtcagggcttgtggggaaggcaacaaattgatgtctctctctctctctccctcttcctctcattCTCAAAGCAATGAagtgctcacttcagcagcacatatactaaaattggaatgatacagagattagcatgacccctgtgcaaggatgacatgcagATTTgcgaagcattccatattttgggggaaaataaataaagattaaattaacaaaaaaattttaatgaaaaaaataaaagcagtgaaaaaaatgtcctcaggaggataaaaatatttttaaatgtatatatagttcacatttatttcaCGCTTAATATTTGAAGCGTGTGGAGTCTTTATATAGTGTTGTTTTTGTAACCAGAAATATGCAATGGGAACTTatctcttgtttatatcaattaacctATGGTAAAGTTGATTTTGCTatatgtcattttgcttaaagttgcagtttccaagaaccAGTCGataatgttaagtgaggactgaCAGAGCACTACTCCACTTCTGATACCAGACGTGTGGGTTTTCTGCACATCACACACACCTGCAACGCCAGCTTGGCGTCCCACACTTAACTCAGCCCCGACACTCTGCCTGGAGATAGCACCACGGCCCACAAATTGGGGGCTCAGGCCCACAAGACCGCCCCCTCTTCAGACACCAATTGCAAGCACAGGTAGTTAGTTACCTGTGCTTTTACTAACTGGCTATAGATTGGAGGTTCCCCAAACCCACAGCGTGGGTTCAGTTAATTTGCTAGAGTAGAtcccagaactcaggaaaacactttACGTATTAGattaccattttattatgaaagaaCATAACTCAGCCAGATGGGAGAGATGCATGGGACAATGTATGTGGGAGGGGATGCTGACTTTTCACGTCTTCCCCAGGCACGCCACCCTCCGGGCATCTTAACATGTCCGCTGACCCGGAAGCTCTCTGAACTCTGTCCTTTCGGGTTTTTATAGAGGCTTCATTACTGAGTTCATTATAGAGGCTTCATAGGCATGATTGGTTGATTAAGTCATTGGCCACTGGTGATTGAACTTAATCTCTggcccttctctcctcccaggaGGTTGGAGGTTTGgaggtgggactgaaagttccaatccTCCatccatatagttggttctcctGCAAACCATCCTTCATCTTTAGGGACTTCTCAAAATTCCTTCATTATGATAAACTAAGGCGTGGTTGATGCATGTTTGTTATGAGTAATTAAAGACCTTTATTACTCCTATCACTGAGGAAATCCCAAGGGgcttaggagctctgtgccagtaAGAGGACAAAGACCAAATGTATGTTTCTTCTTATAAAGCACAATATCACAGTGGACTATGGCTCTCTCCTAAATAAAATGGCAAGTGAAAAGTCTAAAGTAAAAATTGTAAGGAGCCAACATGTATTGAGCTCCCATACAGCAGGTGCTGGCTATTATTTCTTTCAGTCCTCATTAGAACCTACACAGTAGGTACTATTATTCCCCATTTCACAGTTGGGAAAACCGAGGTGCAGGGAGAGTGTGCCTGGGTCACCCTGGTGGTGGGTGGAGTAAGGCTCAAATCTGAGCGAGCTGGGCTTAGAGCCTGTGTCTGGGAAGGTTTCTCACTCTTCTGGAATCAGCAGCTTTGTAAAGCAATGCcatcatttagcataataaatTAGCATGATCCCCTGACTGGAATGAGAACTGAGAAGGAACAGATCATCAGGAAATGAGAAGTGACTGCCCAAAGGGGAACAATAAGGAAAGAGTAATTTGGGAAAGGTCCATAAAAGGAAGCCAGCACGTGCACATCACGTGCAAATCACCTGCAACTCTTCAAGGTACCGGTGACGGTGACGCTCTCATCACCTTTCACGAGCTGGTGCTTCTCTGGGCACAGCACCTGCAGCCCTTCCTCCGGGGATTTTAGGAGAACAGATAGGATGGTTACTGCAGAGGTTAGAGAGGAACCAGCTGAGTGGGTGTTGTGCTGCCTGGGGGCGTCGCACTGGGAGGGAAAGAGCCGGATGTTGTGGTCAAGATAAGCAAGGAATGGGAGTAAGACATGTGCCCGGGAAGGTGGCCAAGACCCCTGGGCCAACTTTTGCAGGGATTCCTGTTTTGAGAGGGTCAAGGTTGGATCTGTGTCTGTCAGGATTCCTCCTCTTCTGAACGCCAGGGTACCCTGGCCTGTACCAAGTAAGAGCTTTACTTCTACTTACTTTTGTGGAGAACCTGCCCTGAGCCAGCACTGTGTTGGTTCCCCTGGGCCTGCAGAGGTGAAGTGACTCTCAGGGACATCTCAGGTCCGTGGGAGGCAGAGTGTCAAATGCTTAACAGTAAGGAGGCTCCGCAGTTGGACCGTCGGCCTTcagtcccaggccccaccccttgCTGCGTCACTGTGAGTACATTACCTGAATTGTCAGTGCTCCAGTCTGCCCATCTCTGAAATTACATTTGTCTCACAAAACACTGGAGTTTGTAATTAGAATAGATGTGAAAGCATTTAGCAAACTGCCTAGCTTGTGGCCAGCTTGAGATCCATATAGTTTCTGTTAATAAGCATGAGGAGGGGGGTGAGAAACATAAACAGGAGTGAGGGAAGGGACTGTGCAGGAACAGAGGAAGGTGTGCCTCACGGCCTGGAGCGGCGCTCACCGAAGGAGCTCTGAAAACCCGGGGCTTTGGTGCCCGTGGGAGAAAAGCTCAGAATGGGCATCTGGAACATGCTCCCTGGGTGGTTCTGCTGTGCTGTCTACCCCTTAGCTGCCAGCAAACCATTAATTACTCTTCTTTGGAAGGAgccttttattattaaaaagtataCTTTGTAAGCCTTGGGAGATAGAAGAAAGTATCCTCCATAACCCCTATACCCCAACACATTTATCGTTAGCAGTGTGGTGAAACCCCCATTTTTCCTCACATGTCTTGTTGTTGTTTCAATAGTTTTAATCATAATGCATGTGATAGccatattttgcatttttgccTGACTAGGCAATCATAGGCAATCATAGGCAATAATAGTATGTTGTTTTCATAATCAATTTTTATTTGgatgttaaacttttttttttctgaatagaagtggtttttattctctttaaaaaatcccaGACATTCTGAACtggtataaaaaagaaagtacaaatcTAATCCCACACAGTGGTACTACTTAGGTGTAATTACTGACTGTGTGGTTATGGTCAGTGATTATCCCTAATTATGTCCATGTTTTTGTGTCCTTCCAGGTTTCTTTTCTAAGCAAAGAAAtgcagactttttaaatttagagtgTTATATTAGGTTATTTTATAACCTGTTTTTTCACTTAGTTATACATCATAGATAAATAATTGTTTCTAATGACCACacaatttaattttgtgtttataCCAGATTTATGTAACTAATAATCTATTATtggatatttgttttctttgtgtatgTGTCTATGTTTGTATATTTCTCTAGTGTGTGGAATGACCATAATTTACTTAAAGGTTTAGCTATTTTTGGATATTTAAgtagtttttcctttgtttctgctaGAATAAACAAGAATCATTGAAAAATCTTCAGGTATATGGCTTTCCTCATACTTTGAATAATTTCCTGGAGTGGAAGTATTGGGTCAAAGGGCAGGGACACTTTATGATTCTTGATTGGTATCACCAAGCTGCCTTTTCAAAGGGTTGTTTGTGCCAATTCAGATACTTCCAGCAACGTGCTGGTACCCGTTTCCggcctcccaccccactccccacagtTAGTGGGTGGACATGGGGATGTTCTCCTTGAGAAGCTAGCAAGGGAGGTGCCATATGGACTAACGGGGGCaggacagagggcagaggagaagaggagagagaacatGGGGAGTgcaggggaagagaaaggaatggacagaaaaaaaatgttgcctgTAATTTTTTCCAACTGGAAAAGTAATTCATGCTCCTTGTCAAAACCCCAACTTTTccataaatgtttacatttaacaggggtccccaacccccaggccagGAGCCAGTGCTGGTGCAGGGACTGTGAAGAaccagccacacagcaggaggcaagcttgaatgtaatgcacttgaatcattcTGAAACCCGCCCCACTCTACCCCCTGTCCGTGGAAATACTGTCTTCCAGGAAAcgggtccctggtgccaaaaaggttggggaccacagCATTTAATATTGAAAGTCCTCCTCTAATGACAAGCTCTACTAACAGTTTAGGTATATTCTtgcagatgatgatgatgatgatgatgattttttacaacaatgaatgcataacttgttttgtttaaaagaacCTGCTTTGTCCTAGCCAGTAGCTTAGTTGGTTTGAGTGTCaacctgatacaccaaggttgcaggtttgttccctggtcagggcacagacaagaatcaaccaaagaaagcattaataagtggaacaacaagttggtgtctctgtctctttttcaaatcaattttttaatagagtttttgattttttaaaaagatcttatttatttatttatttttagagagggaagggagggagaaagagagagagagagaaacatcaatgtgcagttgctgagggccgtgacctgcaacccagacatgtgccctgactgggaattgaacctgcgacactttggttcacagcccaagctcaatccactgagctatgccagccagggctcaaatcaactttttttttttaattttatttatttatttttagagagggaaggaagagagagagagagagagagagagagagagagggagagagagagagacatcaatgtgcggttgctgggggttatggcctgcaacccaggaatgtaccctggctgggaatcgaacctgggacactttggttcccagcccgcgctcaatccactgagctacgccagccagggcctcaaatcaacttttttaaaaaagtggaaagaaaagaaaaaagaactaggTTCATTGTATATACACCATACTTCAACATTCCtactggatatatatatatatatatatatatatatatatatatcttagaCACCTTTGGAATCATTGCTTTAAATGTGCAGATTTAGTTTAAACGTCTAATTAGAATAGAATGAGGAGCAATGCTGTCCATTTCCCCTGCCAGAGCACCCCCTGTGAGGGCTAGGCCTTctgctgtttctttctccttttcccagcCAGAGGTGTCCCTAGGGGACAGACTCTGGTCAATACTTAGAGAGTCAACTCCAAGAGGCCTGAGGACCCTTTTGGTCAACTGGGAGGCCAGTAACCAAGGGAGAAGGCCAGTAGCTGCTCACAGCCCTCTGGGGGCCTCAATTTGGGCCCTCCTTGTCTTGGCTCCAGGAATCTGATTGCCTAAGGATTAATTCAGCCACTGTTGAAAAAGTCTCACATCCTGGAAGAACTAAACCTACTAGTAGCCTTAGGGGAGAACTGGCCTGGGTTTCCTGTCGTTATGGCCTCCCTCCCTGGTCACAATGCCAAGTGACCACAGCAGTTTCAAGAACTGACTCTTCCCTCAGCCTACCTGGGCTCAGGGGCCAGATTCAGTCTCTGAAGAACCCCTTGTTAGCCCCATGACTCAGTTTCTCTATTTGCTCACGTGGGCCTACAGCGTGAAACACCTGTGTGAAATGCGGAGGGTGCCTCTGACTTCTCCAGAGTGTGTGCTCCCAGGCGGAGCCCCAGAAACGGACATTTATGCTGCCCAGAGCACTGCTTATGGTTGTGCCCTATACTGACCCTGGTGAGTCTATGCTGCCTGGAGTGGCAGTGCTCAGTCCAGGTGCACCGGCAGGACTGCTGGGGACACACCGCCTGGCACCCGCGGAGATTCTCAAAGGGCCCAGGTCATGGACAGGCAGACGGGGAGATGACCGGTGCCTACGTCCGTACTTACGTCCGTGCCCACTGCCGGTCGCCTGATGCAATCCAAGGCGCCCTTGCTGCATGTCAGAACTGAGAAAACCTCCCCCGCCGTTGCATCACTCCTGACATATTTGCTACAGAGGTGGAGCCGAACCAATCATCGGGCGCGATGGGCCTCTAAGTTACCCACTCACAGGGTGGAGCGGTTAACCGGACAGCACAACCCAAAGGTAATTGGCCAGAGGGGATTTGCCCCGCCCCAATCACTGTGACAGCTGGCGGCGGCGGGCGGTGCCTGCCCGCCGGAGGGTTTAAAAAGGGCCTTGGAAAGGGCAGCGCAGCTGGAGCGTCTAAGCGGTGCCAGGCCAGGTGTGCGAGTCCGTCGGTCTTTCCGTGCCCGCGTCGGAGATCTGTCCGGGAGACCGTCCGGCCCCGTCCCTGTGCCCGGCACCATGAAGCAGGAGTTCATAGCTCAGAACACCTCACCTATTTCACCACTCCCCTCGCCACCCGCCTCGCCACCCCCCTCGCCACCCGCCTCGCCACCCGCCTCTCCACCCGCCTCGCCGCCTGCGCAGCGCTCCCGGGACAACGGCCACCCCCAAGCGCTGTGGATTTTCGGGTATGGCTCCCTGGTGTGGAGGCCCGACTTCGCCTATAGCGACAGCCGTGTGGGGTTCGTGCGCGGCTACAGCCGCCGGTTCTGGCAAGGAGACACCTTCCATAGGGGCAGTGACAAGATGGTGAGCATCCAACCATGACCTGGGGAATAAAGATGGGGTAGGGGCAGGACAGTGGGCTCTGGAATGCCCAGGGCTCTCTGAACAGACTGTGACTTCTCACTGATGGGGGAAATAGGTAAACCAGTGTCCGGGGTTTGTGGCTTAAATTTGCATGCCCAGTGGATTACTGTGTGACGGCTGCAGTCTGTGATCCTGTGGGCAGCTGTGATCCTGTGATGAATATTTCTGATTATCAATCCGGCTGCTGCCATGTGTCTGTTTCTCCTGCATCTGTGCATTACTCCCTTGCTCTCCCCTGGATGAGTGGAGATCTCGGAGGCCTCTGCTGGCAGGGTTGATAAGTCCTCTGGCAGTAATGGCAGAACTGATTTCTAACTTGTCTTTTTCaaaatctttctttccttcccagccTGGCCGCGTGGTGACCCTTCTTGAAGATCATGAGGTAAGTGTCAGAGTGAAGAGTGGGACCCTAGGGGCTGAGCGTGGAGGGGTGGCAGGTCCTTGGCTGCAGATTAAATTAGAAGTCCCTCTGGGCAGAGGAAAGGGTGGTCTAGCTCAGTGCTTCTCACAAGAGTTTCTTGAGGGTCTTGTTAAAGCCTGAAACTCATATTCCTGACAAACTTGCCAGGGGATCCTACTGGTTCTTAGACCACACTCTGAGTAACGACCCTGGTCACCCTGGGGCCCGACTGCCTTGTTTAAAAAGGGAGGTGGAGGCTTTGCTACTAGTTGGCTTATCAGCCTTCCTTCCACTTCCCTTCTGGAGCAGATTCCTGGGGTGGTTGTGACCATCAGGGAGCTGTTGTGACTGACCCATGTGCCCATGTTTCCTCCTAGGGCTGCACTTGGGGTGTGGCATACCAGGTGCGAGATGAACAGGTGAATGAGGCTCTGAAGTACCTGAACGTGCGGGAAGCAGTGCTCGGTGGCTATGATACCAAGGAGGTCACCTTCTACCCACAAGACACTCCTGATGAACCACTAAAGGCCTTGGCCTACGTGGCCACCCCACAGAACCCTGGTTACTTGGGGCCTGCACCTGAGGAGGCCATCGCTACACAGATCCTGTCCTGCCGTGGCTTCTCCGGCCATAACCTCGAGTACTTGCTGCGCCTGGCAGACTTCATGCAGCTCTGTGGGCCCCAGGCACAGGACAAGCACCTGGCAGCCATTGTGGATGCTGTGGGCACCATGCTGCCCTGCTTCTGCCCCACCGAGCAGGCTTTGGCACTGGTCTGAGGGGGCTAAGCCCTTGCAGGGAGTGCCTGCATGGACACCGGGGCTAGATCCCCACTCCTGTGCATACAGACAGACTTGGTATAGCTGGAGCCCACTGAGAGGACTCAGCGGGCAGCAGGGACTCCTCTCCCTAAGCCCCTGCCTGTCCACCAGTCTCCAGCTCTCTCCTGCCTGACACTGACCTACTACTTGAAAGTATTTATTGCACCATGTTGGTGtggtgagcagggcagggggcctgCCCTGGACCCATGGGCCCTGCTGAGCGGTGCCCGTCCCTGGTGCCTGGTGTCTGACCAGATTTTCCTCAGTGCTGCTGCTAACCcaactcctcccaggcctctgcctccccagggagTCTCCACGAGCCTTGACCCTCTAACTCTCTAGCCCCAGAAATACCACCTTTGAAAGCTCTCAGCCTGCTGGTGAGCAACAGGAGGGTGTGAGGAAAGGGGCTCCTATGGGATCTGAGGCCCCTGTCACTGTGTCTTGTCCCCCAGGGCAAAGCTGGATCTGGGGCCCAGGCACAGCCTGGACCCAtttggctttgttttcttgtccTTATGTCTGTCTGCGTCAGtcctatctgtctgtctgtttatTCCTGTGAAATTCATCACTATAGGCCCTGGCACCATCCCAGTCTGTCCCACACTATTACCCATAAACTGATTTCTTACTATCTGTACCATGTTGGAATGTGATTCTTTCTTCAGATGGTGGGGCGGGGTCAGGGTGAGTGAGGTGGTGAAGCCCTGGAAGCCTCataagaggggaagggactccctctctgcctctgtctctctcccaggAAGCAGGAAGCTCAGCAGGCAGACTGCTGGGTTACATCACTCCCAGGGGCCCCGCTCACGTCTTAGTGTGCAGAGAGAACACCATGGAGCCACGCAGGATCCAGCATGTGTGGCTGTATCTGGCAGCCCTGCGAGCGGCGTTCTTGCCACTGAACTGGTATCTGTGTCTCTGCCCCGAGGAGGCTGGCAGGCTTGGAGCTCAGACCAGGTCTTTCTCCTGGGCTAGCTGCTGCCTCTTCCTGATAGTGAGGCTCAACTTCTGGCTTCCTGCCAGAGGAATATGTGGCTTAGGGTAAGGACCTGACAACTTTTGGCATAATGCTGGCGGTGAAGACCTATAGCCCGGGGGACCTAGTGTTTCTTTGACTTCTGAAGTCCAGGTGCGGACTGTTGCCTCCTCTGGGGTGTGGGCTGTCCCTTCTATCTTACCCTGACCTGCCAGGACACTACCGCGATGGAATGGGCTCCTCGTTCACCGTGCCTACCCCTGGCTAGTCCTCCTCACCCTGACCCCAGGCACAAATCCTTGGTCCCAGGACCTCAGTCAACCCTGGGCTCCGCAACTGAATAGCCCCTCAGTGGACTTAGCCTGTGCTCCTGGACCTGCAGTAACGGTGTGGGGCCCAGGTGAGAGGCTCTAACAGCCGAAGAGACTGTCTCCAACCCAGCCCCTTCCCTTTCTGGCCTAGTGACTCCAGAAAAGTGTTCGGCCCTCTGAGTATTAGTTTACACTGGGATGCTGTGTGcagtgtgctgctgctgctcttgtgGCTGGTGTCTTGGATCGGTCTGGGTGTCCCCAGGAGGGTCAGCTCCAACCACTTTGGGCCATGTTGTGCCTGGGGAGTGTGCCCATGTGTTGGTAGCCTCATGTCTTGGCCGCTGACGGAGTTCAGTCTGGGCAACACaacagcaggaggcaggggtggcgAGGAGCCTGGGTGGCTGCCTGCTGGCCCTCCCGTGAGCTCAGAGCAGAGCCCAGCTCTGTACCAAACAGGTGTGGGGAGGGCTGCTTGTCAGTGTACATGGGTTCGAATTCTTCAACCCATCCGTTTATCGAGTATTTACTGAGCTGCTGTAGACCAGACACTgatctaggcactggggatacagcagggaagaggggaaaaaatcctCAGCCTCAAGGAACTCAGACCCGGAAACCTGGATGGTGACTATTCAGCGTGAGATGTGCTgtgatgggagggggtggggcgttCAGTTTAGAAAGGGCTCCTGGCCTGGAGGGGGGTCAGGGAAGACTTTTTTGGGGAGGGAGTGATAGGTCTGAGCCCTGAACCTCAGAATAGGACTCCGGGAAACACAGGCAGGGAACAGCTCGTGCTAGAGAGAGAAACAAGGTCAGGCCAGCTGGGACAGAGTGGCGTGATGGAGGGAATGTGGGGGTGGACCGATGCCAGGACTGCATCCGCGTCCTGCTGGCCAGCGGGGTAAACTGGGTTGCATAGGTGGCATTCCTCCTGGGTCAGTGCAGCC from Phyllostomus discolor isolate MPI-MPIP mPhyDis1 chromosome 1, mPhyDis1.pri.v3, whole genome shotgun sequence encodes:
- the CHAC1 gene encoding glutathione-specific gamma-glutamylcyclotransferase 1, whose amino-acid sequence is MKQEFIAQNTSPISPPASPPASPPASPPAQRSRDNGHPQALWIFGYGSLVWRPDFAYSDSRVGFVRGYSRRFWQGDTFHRGSDKMPGRVVTLLEDHEGCTWGVAYQVRDEQVNEALKYLNVREAVLGGYDTKEVTFYPQDTPDEPLKALAYVATPQNPGYLGPAPEEAIATQILSCRGFSGHNLEYLLRLADFMQLCGPQAQDKHLAAIVDAVGTMLPCFCPTEQALALV